The following coding sequences are from one Flexibacter flexilis DSM 6793 window:
- a CDS encoding polysaccharide deacetylase family protein, which translates to MKSRRTFLKNTGLAGMAVAAAPFATSAQTIFPENQTEIAPPAAHWPDGSKLIVSVSMQFEAGGQPTNAESPFPRNLEQGFVDLPAATWYEYGYKEGIPRMLDTWDELGIKVTSHMVGAAVLKNPALAKEIVRRGHEAAAHGMNWSSQYNMSYEQEKKFIADGVEAVQSVTGFRPVGYNANWLRRGTNTLKILQELGFTYHIDDLSRDEPFVIQVNNKDFAVVPYTLRCNDIVLIEGKNFSPEQFANQVKMEFDQLYKESATRRRQLSISFHDRIGGTPQMAKVARDIITYIQTHKGVNFKRKDEIAAMILKDKTAIRE; encoded by the coding sequence ATGAAATCCAGAAGAACATTTCTCAAAAATACGGGTTTGGCAGGAATGGCCGTTGCCGCTGCACCGTTTGCTACCTCGGCACAAACTATTTTTCCCGAAAACCAAACCGAAATTGCGCCACCTGCTGCCCATTGGCCAGATGGTTCTAAGTTGATTGTGTCGGTTTCTATGCAATTTGAGGCGGGTGGCCAGCCTACGAACGCCGAAAGTCCATTTCCGCGCAACTTGGAACAAGGCTTTGTGGATTTGCCTGCGGCTACGTGGTATGAGTACGGTTATAAAGAGGGCATTCCGCGTATGCTAGACACTTGGGACGAGTTGGGCATTAAGGTAACTTCGCACATGGTGGGGGCTGCTGTGCTCAAAAATCCCGCATTAGCGAAGGAAATCGTTCGGCGCGGCCACGAAGCCGCCGCACACGGCATGAACTGGAGCAGCCAATACAACATGAGTTACGAGCAAGAAAAGAAATTTATTGCCGATGGCGTGGAGGCAGTGCAAAGTGTTACGGGTTTTCGGCCTGTGGGTTATAACGCGAATTGGTTGCGCAGGGGTACGAATACGCTCAAAATTTTGCAAGAATTGGGTTTTACCTACCACATAGACGATTTGAGTAGAGACGAACCGTTTGTAATTCAGGTCAATAACAAAGATTTTGCGGTTGTGCCTTATACGCTGCGCTGCAATGATATTGTGTTGATTGAAGGCAAAAATTTTTCGCCGGAACAGTTTGCCAACCAAGTAAAAATGGAGTTTGACCAACTCTACAAGGAAAGTGCGACGCGCCGCCGCCAGTTGTCTATTAGTTTTCACGACCGCATCGGCGGCACGCCTCAAATGGCGAAAGTTGCCCGCGACATTATAACTTATATTCAGACACATAAAGGCGTGAATTTCAAGCGAAAAGACGAAATCGCTGCCATGATTCTGAAAGATAAAACGGCCATTCGGGAATGA
- a CDS encoding DoxX family membrane protein, whose product MNTTSYLLLRLAIAISMFGHGLVRMPKLQGFSDWMTKSFESSMLPQTLVRPFSYALPVAELLVGLLLLLGLFTRQSLLVGGLVMLALLLGTTLIENWEAIPSQLLHVVFFAVLLHFIESNSYALDSFFTQK is encoded by the coding sequence ATGAACACGACAAGTTATTTATTGTTACGCTTGGCCATTGCGATAAGTATGTTCGGGCACGGTTTGGTACGCATGCCCAAACTTCAGGGTTTTAGCGACTGGATGACCAAAAGTTTTGAGTCGTCCATGCTGCCGCAAACGTTGGTAAGGCCGTTTAGTTACGCCTTGCCTGTAGCGGAATTGTTGGTGGGGCTTTTGCTGCTTTTGGGATTGTTTACGCGCCAAAGTTTGTTGGTGGGCGGCTTGGTGATGCTGGCTTTGTTGTTGGGTACTACGCTGATAGAAAACTGGGAAGCGATTCCTTCGCAGCTTCTGCACGTGGTGTTTTTCGCGGTGTTGCTGCATTTTATCGAAAGCAACAGTTACGCGTTGGATTCTTTCTTTACCCAAAAATAA
- a CDS encoding helix-turn-helix domain-containing protein — MTKETLHEAFSVVVRRLDQCPQAEHQHHFFELIYIIEGTGLHHINKNAFNYHAGHLFLITPEDIHSFDIQAPTTFFYLRFNNIYLKEGGLSLEGIRHLEFILQNANHQPSCILKNQPDKALVKPIVEAIVREQENAKMYNRELIEHLINTLIVVVVRNISMFQRLDVSEQTEQKAIDILHYIQTNIYTPDKLKASHLSQQFNLSNHYLGRYFKAHTGETMQEYINHYRTKLIEHRLKHSDKRISEIVQEFNFTDESHLNKFFKKQLGYSPRDYRTQNKVAIAQQ; from the coding sequence ATGACAAAAGAAACTTTACACGAAGCCTTTTCGGTGGTGGTGCGCCGACTCGACCAATGTCCCCAAGCCGAGCATCAACATCATTTTTTTGAGTTAATTTATATTATAGAAGGAACAGGCCTGCATCATATCAACAAAAATGCGTTTAATTATCATGCGGGACATTTGTTTCTCATTACGCCCGAAGACATTCACTCCTTTGATATTCAAGCACCTACAACTTTCTTTTATTTACGGTTTAATAATATTTATCTAAAAGAAGGCGGCTTGTCTTTGGAAGGAATTAGGCATCTGGAATTTATTTTGCAAAATGCCAATCATCAACCCAGTTGTATTCTGAAAAATCAGCCTGATAAGGCTTTGGTTAAGCCCATTGTGGAGGCCATCGTGCGCGAGCAAGAAAATGCCAAGATGTACAACCGCGAACTCATAGAACATCTTATCAATACCTTAATTGTGGTGGTGGTACGCAATATTTCGATGTTTCAGCGGCTGGACGTATCCGAGCAAACCGAACAAAAAGCCATTGATATTCTGCATTATATCCAAACCAATATTTACACACCCGACAAGCTAAAAGCAAGCCATTTGAGCCAACAATTTAATTTGTCGAATCATTATTTAGGCCGTTATTTTAAAGCGCATACGGGCGAAACCATGCAGGAATACATTAATCATTATCGCACCAAACTCATTGAGCATCGCCTCAAACACAGCGACAAACGGATTAGCGAAATCGTGCAAGAGTTTAATTTTACGGACGAAAGCCATTTGAATAAATTTTTCAAAAAGCAATTGGGCTATTCTCCGCGCGACTACCGTACACAAAACAAAGTTGCTATTGCACAGCAGTAA
- a CDS encoding DUF4197 domain-containing protein produces MKRITMAAALLVTSAAATQAQKIDFNKIKDKATEVIKGTSTSGSSTTTTTTTTTSTSTASSVLGSVFSIGSLSESDVASALKEALKVGSKNASSQLSLTDGFNKNLNVRIPFPEDAQRVATKLRKMGLGKKVDEFETTLNRAAEKAVPQAVDIFGNAITSMSITDAKNILQGSNDAATQYLQGKTTDQLYTAFYPYISQTLKSTGATSKWTDITKLYNKIPGVKKVETDLGKYTTNKALKGMFTVVAGEELKIRQDPQARVTDLLQKVFGAKK; encoded by the coding sequence ATGAAAAGAATAACGATGGCCGCCGCTTTGCTTGTTACAAGTGCCGCCGCCACCCAAGCGCAAAAAATTGACTTTAATAAAATAAAAGATAAAGCAACGGAAGTAATTAAGGGAACTTCTACTAGTGGAAGTAGCACCACTACAACAACTACTACTACCACCAGTACGAGTACGGCAAGTTCCGTATTGGGGTCTGTGTTTAGTATTGGTAGTTTGTCCGAATCAGATGTGGCTAGTGCCTTGAAAGAAGCCTTAAAAGTGGGTTCTAAAAATGCTTCTTCACAGTTGAGTTTGACCGACGGGTTTAACAAAAACTTGAATGTACGCATTCCGTTTCCTGAAGACGCGCAACGCGTAGCGACCAAATTGCGCAAGATGGGTTTGGGTAAAAAAGTAGATGAGTTTGAAACGACCCTGAACCGTGCCGCCGAAAAGGCCGTTCCGCAAGCAGTGGACATTTTCGGAAATGCCATTACGTCGATGAGTATTACCGATGCCAAAAATATTTTGCAAGGCTCCAACGATGCCGCTACGCAATATTTGCAAGGCAAAACCACCGACCAATTGTACACGGCTTTTTATCCGTACATTAGCCAAACGCTCAAAAGCACTGGCGCAACGTCTAAGTGGACAGACATTACCAAATTGTACAACAAAATACCGGGGGTGAAGAAAGTAGAAACCGATTTGGGCAAATACACCACCAACAAAGCCCTGAAAGGCATGTTTACGGTGGTAGCAGGCGAGGAGTTGAAAATCCGCCAAGACCCACAAGCCCGCGTAACCGATTTGTTACAAAAGGTTTTTGGTGCCAAAAAATAG
- a CDS encoding outer membrane beta-barrel protein produces the protein MKSHLKHVLFLLLSGLAQQVFAQNDIYYTPPPKPTAPPVQQEPVKTQDEYRPTTQKSNAFGEHKTKVYLGSVLGVGSYSMSIDPAPSGVTYKNFGSFRGGANLFIKRDGNRFSYQVGLLFNNKKSGFEYNYHNQADSVVSDKYDFYYVGVPLMLSYSLVDTRSFNLYLSAGLEYNILASAKEKVTPSWDKDDVTYVYDIKKTTKSSELAFIYSLGADARLTDKLSWVASVNLINGASNINNGFFQYVGGATPNISNSGFNISTGLLFRIY, from the coding sequence ATGAAATCTCACCTTAAACATGTGTTGTTTCTGCTTTTGAGCGGTTTGGCTCAGCAGGTTTTTGCGCAAAATGATATTTACTATACGCCGCCGCCCAAGCCGACCGCGCCGCCTGTTCAGCAAGAACCCGTTAAAACACAAGACGAATACCGCCCCACCACACAAAAAAGCAATGCTTTTGGAGAACATAAAACCAAAGTTTATTTGGGGTCTGTTCTGGGCGTTGGTTCGTATTCGATGAGCATAGACCCTGCGCCAAGTGGCGTTACTTATAAAAATTTTGGGTCGTTTCGAGGAGGGGCTAATCTTTTTATTAAAAGAGATGGCAATCGTTTCAGCTATCAAGTAGGTTTGCTTTTTAACAACAAAAAATCGGGTTTTGAATATAATTATCACAATCAAGCTGATTCGGTAGTTTCAGATAAATATGATTTCTATTATGTGGGTGTTCCCTTGATGCTTTCGTATTCGTTGGTGGACACGCGCAGTTTCAATTTATATTTGTCGGCGGGTCTGGAATACAATATCTTAGCATCAGCGAAAGAAAAAGTAACACCCAGTTGGGACAAAGATGATGTAACGTATGTTTATGACATTAAGAAAACAACCAAATCATCGGAATTGGCGTTTATTTATAGCTTGGGAGCAGATGCTCGCCTGACCGACAAACTGAGTTGGGTCGCAAGCGTCAATCTTATCAATGGAGCAAGCAACATCAATAACGGTTTTTTCCAATACGTCGGAGGAGCCACGCCCAATATCTCTAACAGTGGTTTTAATATAAGCACAGGTTTGCTTTTTAGAATCTACTAA
- the recJ gene encoding single-stranded-DNA-specific exonuclease RecJ, giving the protein MEKRWVLAPKPNPEQVDSLASVVNINTSLAALLVQRGITDFDQAKAFFRPELTHLHSPFLMQDMEKAVIRVIEAIDNQQKILIFGDYDVDGTTAVSLVYSFLQEIYPNNIDYYIPDRYTEGYGVSYRAIDWAADNGFSLIIALDCGVKSVAHVDYANQKGVDFIICDHHLPDTVLPAAVAVLDPKRADCQYPYKELSGCGVGFKLMQAFCERKNIEPERLYPYLDLVVVSIASDIVPITGENRVLAFWGLKQVCTAPRVGLKALLDVAGFSPSEMTGRYDLQISHLVFGVGPRINAAGRIAHAKAAVELLLEKDETKAAECAKNINLRNDERRDFDSNITQEALEMIETDPFLQKSKSSVLFRPDWHKGVVGIVASRCIEKYYRPTIILTESNNKATGSARSVEGFDVYEAISACADLLEQYGGHTHAAGLTMPLQNVEKFRQRFEQEVTARITEAQLVPQIEIDGVLMLNQITQKFYNIIKQMSPFGPANMQPVFMSENVTDTGYSRVLEGKNGKYEHLKISIRQADGTTANGIAFGMAEFYPKIAEGKPFKLCYTIEENNFRGNISLQLMVKDIQF; this is encoded by the coding sequence ATGGAAAAACGCTGGGTACTCGCTCCAAAACCAAATCCCGAACAAGTCGATTCGCTTGCTTCGGTGGTGAATATCAATACTTCTTTGGCTGCTTTGCTGGTGCAAAGAGGCATTACGGATTTTGATCAAGCAAAGGCATTTTTTAGGCCAGAACTCACGCATCTACATTCGCCTTTCCTGATGCAAGACATGGAAAAGGCCGTTATTAGAGTTATTGAAGCCATTGATAATCAGCAGAAAATATTAATTTTTGGCGATTATGACGTAGATGGCACTACGGCGGTTTCGTTGGTGTATAGCTTTCTGCAAGAAATTTATCCTAATAATATAGATTATTATATTCCAGACCGCTATACGGAAGGTTATGGCGTGTCGTATCGGGCCATTGACTGGGCAGCCGACAACGGTTTTTCGTTGATTATTGCGCTGGATTGTGGCGTAAAATCGGTGGCGCACGTGGATTATGCCAACCAAAAAGGCGTTGATTTTATTATTTGCGACCACCATTTGCCCGACACGGTTTTGCCTGCGGCGGTGGCCGTACTTGACCCAAAACGCGCAGATTGTCAGTATCCTTACAAAGAACTTTCGGGTTGTGGCGTGGGCTTTAAACTGATGCAGGCCTTTTGCGAAAGAAAAAATATTGAGCCAGAACGTTTGTATCCGTATTTGGATTTGGTGGTGGTCAGTATCGCCTCCGACATTGTGCCGATTACGGGCGAAAATCGCGTGTTAGCATTTTGGGGTTTGAAGCAAGTTTGTACTGCGCCGCGCGTGGGTTTGAAGGCGTTACTGGACGTGGCGGGTTTTAGCCCTTCGGAAATGACAGGTCGTTATGATTTGCAAATCAGTCATTTAGTGTTTGGCGTGGGGCCGCGCATCAATGCCGCAGGGCGCATTGCACACGCAAAGGCTGCCGTAGAACTTTTGTTGGAAAAAGACGAGACAAAAGCCGCCGAATGTGCCAAAAACATCAATTTGCGCAACGACGAACGCCGCGATTTTGATAGCAATATTACACAAGAAGCTCTCGAAATGATAGAAACAGACCCGTTTTTGCAAAAGTCCAAGTCGTCGGTGCTGTTCAGACCAGACTGGCACAAAGGCGTGGTGGGTATCGTGGCTTCGCGGTGCATCGAAAAATACTATCGGCCAACCATTATCCTGACAGAATCCAACAACAAGGCCACAGGCTCGGCGCGTTCGGTGGAAGGTTTTGATGTGTACGAGGCGATTTCGGCTTGTGCCGACCTGCTCGAACAATACGGAGGTCACACGCATGCCGCTGGCCTTACGATGCCTTTGCAGAATGTGGAGAAATTCCGACAACGTTTTGAGCAAGAAGTAACAGCCCGCATTACGGAAGCGCAACTTGTGCCACAAATTGAAATTGATGGCGTGCTGATGCTCAATCAGATAACGCAGAAATTTTATAATATTATCAAACAAATGTCGCCTTTTGGGCCTGCTAATATGCAGCCAGTTTTTATGTCCGAGAATGTTACGGATACGGGTTATTCGCGCGTGTTGGAAGGCAAAAATGGCAAATACGAACACCTGAAAATATCCATTCGGCAAGCCGATGGCACGACGGCCAACGGCATCGCTTTTGGAATGGCCGAATTTTATCCCAAAATTGCAGAAGGAAAGCCCTTTAAGTTGTGTTATACAATTGAGGAAAATAATTTTAGGGGCAATATTTCGTTGCAACTTATGGTAAAAGACATTCAATTTTAA
- a CDS encoding type 1 glutamine amidotransferase: MSKSVPVKVAILDLYNNIPNQGMRGIQEILTAFGRTLPQGLEYKVYETRYRDEVPSLDYDVFISTGGPGSPYDGEGLAWEHDYFNWLENLWNFNERNRDVKKHAFFICHSFQMVCRYFQMAEVTKRRSTSFGIFPTHKTEAGEKDILFRNLPEPFYVADFRDWQAVQPNQARLDELGASVLCLEKIRPHVEYERAVMAIRMSDEMVATQFHPEADPKGMSVHFSHPEKQMQVIIDHGQEKYNDMIEHLSTADRIPLTHETILPTFLAEATRKKQMIEA, from the coding sequence ATGAGCAAGTCGGTTCCCGTAAAAGTAGCAATCCTAGACCTTTACAATAACATACCCAATCAGGGCATGAGAGGCATTCAGGAAATCCTGACCGCATTTGGACGCACGCTTCCGCAAGGCCTTGAATATAAGGTATATGAAACACGCTACAGAGATGAAGTTCCTTCTTTAGATTATGATGTTTTTATCTCGACAGGAGGGCCTGGTAGTCCTTACGATGGTGAAGGTTTGGCTTGGGAACACGATTATTTTAATTGGTTAGAAAATCTTTGGAATTTTAACGAACGCAATCGCGACGTAAAAAAACACGCTTTTTTTATTTGCCATTCCTTTCAAATGGTTTGCCGTTATTTTCAGATGGCAGAAGTAACCAAACGCCGTTCCACTTCGTTCGGGATTTTTCCGACACACAAAACGGAGGCGGGCGAAAAAGATATTTTATTCCGCAACTTGCCTGAGCCTTTTTATGTGGCTGATTTTAGAGATTGGCAAGCCGTACAGCCCAACCAAGCTCGTTTGGACGAGTTGGGGGCATCGGTGCTTTGTTTGGAAAAAATACGCCCACATGTCGAGTACGAACGCGCTGTCATGGCTATTCGTATGTCTGACGAGATGGTGGCTACGCAGTTTCACCCAGAAGCCGACCCCAAAGGGATGAGCGTACACTTTAGCCACCCAGAAAAGCAAATGCAAGTGATTATTGACCACGGTCAAGAAAAATATAACGATATGATTGAGCATTTGAGTACGGCAGATCGTATTCCGCTCACACATGAAACTATTTTACCCACGTTTTTGGCCGAAGCTACGCGCAAAAAACAAATGATTGAAGCATAG
- a CDS encoding HNH endonuclease, with translation MHTINLKNTDKQVVISDDAHKMIMESDYLKSIDFLAQLRLHSNGYAFYQKNYPNKETGIYRNETIYLHKYIAEQLIERPQSDRTLYVMFKNGNRLDCRTENLEWAPRSQITRNTRKTTSKAGFRGVYRDGVNYRATIYDKGTRYELGFFKTAEEAAEAYKQKSIELFGSVRH, from the coding sequence ATGCACACAATTAACCTTAAAAACACGGATAAACAAGTTGTTATATCCGACGACGCGCACAAAATGATTATGGAAAGCGATTACCTCAAATCCATTGATTTCTTGGCGCAACTTAGACTCCACTCGAACGGGTATGCTTTCTATCAGAAAAATTACCCAAACAAGGAGACGGGCATTTATCGCAACGAAACGATTTACTTGCATAAGTACATCGCCGAACAGCTGATTGAACGACCTCAATCCGACAGAACGCTGTATGTCATGTTCAAAAACGGAAACCGTTTGGACTGTCGCACGGAAAATCTTGAATGGGCACCCCGTTCACAGATTACTCGTAACACTCGTAAAACCACCAGTAAGGCAGGCTTCAGAGGCGTTTACCGCGATGGCGTGAATTATCGTGCCACGATTTATGACAAGGGAACGCGCTATGAATTGGGCTTTTTTAAGACCGCTGAAGAAGCGGCAGAAGCCTACAAACAGAAGTCTATTGAGCTCTTTGGCTCAGTAAGACATTAG
- a CDS encoding carboxylate-amine ligase: protein MAEFTLGIEEEFQVIDPQTRELRSHMQQIVEGGKILLKEQVKAEMHQSVVEVGTNICKNIEEARREVTYLRRIIAEQAANNGLLIAAAGTHPFSLWQNQLITEHPRYEEIVNELQDAARANLIFGLHVHVGIESREVGVQIMNAVRYFLPHIFALSTNSPFWEGRNTGFKSFRTKVFDKFPRTGIPDFFASAGEYDNYIKLLIKTGCIDNGKKIWWDIRLHPFFETIEFRICDVPMLVDETIALAALMQALVAKIYKLMKANLNFRLYRRALINENKWRAARYGIEGKLIDFGKQEEVDCKALIQELLDFVDDVVDELGSRHELEYIQQMVKQGTGADRQLAVYNATGGDLRRVVDYIVEQTNVGLNSYAY from the coding sequence ATGGCAGAATTTACTTTAGGTATAGAAGAAGAATTTCAGGTAATAGACCCTCAAACGCGTGAGCTTCGCTCGCACATGCAACAGATTGTGGAAGGTGGGAAAATATTACTCAAGGAGCAGGTAAAAGCCGAAATGCACCAGTCGGTGGTAGAAGTAGGGACTAATATTTGCAAAAATATAGAAGAAGCACGCCGTGAAGTAACATATTTGCGTCGCATTATTGCAGAGCAAGCGGCCAACAATGGTTTGTTGATTGCGGCGGCTGGTACGCACCCGTTTTCGCTTTGGCAAAATCAGTTGATTACAGAACATCCTCGTTATGAGGAAATTGTGAATGAGTTGCAAGATGCGGCTCGCGCCAACTTGATTTTTGGTTTGCACGTACATGTAGGCATCGAAAGCCGCGAAGTTGGTGTGCAGATAATGAATGCAGTGCGTTATTTCTTGCCGCATATTTTCGCTCTTTCTACCAACTCTCCGTTCTGGGAAGGTCGTAATACAGGATTTAAGTCGTTCAGAACCAAAGTGTTTGATAAATTCCCGCGTACAGGCATTCCTGATTTCTTTGCCAGTGCTGGAGAATACGATAATTATATTAAATTGCTTATCAAAACGGGTTGTATAGACAATGGCAAAAAGATCTGGTGGGATATTCGTTTGCATCCGTTCTTTGAAACCATTGAGTTCCGTATCTGCGATGTGCCGATGTTGGTGGACGAAACCATCGCGTTAGCAGCACTGATGCAGGCATTGGTAGCCAAAATTTATAAATTGATGAAGGCTAATTTGAATTTTAGACTTTATCGCCGTGCGCTTATTAACGAAAATAAATGGCGTGCTGCTCGTTATGGTATTGAGGGCAAGCTCATTGATTTCGGTAAGCAAGAGGAAGTAGATTGCAAAGCCCTTATACAAGAGCTTCTTGATTTTGTGGACGATGTAGTGGACGAATTAGGAAGCCGCCATGAGTTGGAGTATATTCAACAAATGGTAAAACAAGGCACTGGTGCAGATCGCCAACTGGCTGTCTATAATGCTACTGGAGGCGATTTGCGCCGCGTAGTGGACTACATTGTCGAGCAGACGAATGTAGGTCTTAATAGTTATGCTTATTAG
- a CDS encoding ATP-grasp domain-containing protein gives MKKIGILFGQESTFPQAFVERVNEKQEKGIVAEAVHISRVIQGEVSDYAVIIDRISQDVPFYRGFLKNAAIGGTAVINNPFWWSADEKFFNNALALKVGVPVPRTVLLPSNQHPPDTNGNSFRNLAFPLDWEGIFNYVGFPAYFKPFAGGGWKNVYKLNDMDEFFKAYNETGQLVMMLQEEVVFDDYFRCYCIGGKDVHIMQYEPRNPHHLRYVVEKGPAEKKLLDLVRDYVLKLNVGLGYDFNTVEFAVRDGVPLAIDFCNPAPDADVNSVGQENFEWIVEAASNLAIRRAKEHKPGQMNLTWGTFVGQAVAGAAITDTLASAAIPKKAPAKKVAKVPAEK, from the coding sequence ATGAAAAAAATTGGCATTTTGTTTGGGCAAGAAAGTACTTTCCCGCAGGCCTTTGTGGAGAGGGTGAACGAGAAACAAGAAAAAGGAATTGTGGCCGAAGCTGTACACATTAGCCGTGTAATTCAGGGCGAAGTATCGGACTATGCTGTAATTATTGACCGTATCTCGCAAGATGTACCTTTTTACAGGGGTTTCTTGAAAAATGCAGCCATTGGCGGCACAGCCGTCATTAACAACCCGTTTTGGTGGAGTGCCGACGAGAAATTCTTTAACAATGCATTGGCTCTGAAAGTAGGCGTACCTGTGCCGCGCACGGTGCTTCTACCATCTAACCAACATCCGCCAGATACGAATGGCAACTCTTTCCGCAACTTGGCGTTTCCCTTGGATTGGGAAGGTATTTTCAACTACGTTGGTTTCCCTGCCTATTTCAAACCGTTTGCGGGTGGCGGCTGGAAAAACGTGTACAAACTCAACGACATGGACGAGTTTTTCAAAGCCTACAACGAAACTGGCCAGTTGGTCATGATGCTACAAGAAGAAGTAGTGTTTGATGATTATTTCCGTTGCTATTGCATCGGTGGTAAAGACGTACACATTATGCAATATGAGCCGCGCAACCCGCATCATTTACGTTATGTAGTCGAAAAAGGCCCAGCGGAAAAGAAATTGTTGGATTTGGTGCGCGATTATGTGCTAAAACTAAACGTTGGTTTGGGTTACGATTTCAACACCGTAGAATTTGCGGTTCGTGATGGCGTGCCTTTGGCTATTGATTTCTGTAATCCTGCCCCTGATGCTGATGTAAATTCGGTAGGGCAAGAAAACTTTGAATGGATTGTGGAGGCTGCCTCTAATTTGGCCATTCGCCGCGCTAAAGAACACAAACCAGGCCAAATGAACCTTACTTGGGGCACATTTGTGGGTCAGGCTGTGGCAGGTGCAGCGATTACGGATACGTTGGCTAGTGCTGCTATTCCTAAAAAAGCACCCGCTAAGAAAGTGGCCAAAGTCCCCGCAGAAAAGTAA
- a CDS encoding esterase family protein, whose amino-acid sequence MREEYLKWYSPAIGRETEMLVFGHGGYPVIVFPTSMGRYYQNKDFKLIESVQWFVDTGRVKIYCPDSIDTDSWYNKAIHPAHRAYNHTHYDRMILEEVVSRAQNETGYHKVAVAGCSFGAYHATNFGFRHPEMVGYIFNMGGAFDIKMQLDGYYDDTCYYNNPPDFVLGLQNPAIYEMGVVFGVGEHDFCLQANIQMSEILNRKGLNNWLDIRKGGNHDWPVWREMFPDYLAQIQS is encoded by the coding sequence TTGAGAGAGGAATACTTGAAATGGTACTCGCCTGCTATTGGGCGAGAAACTGAAATGTTAGTTTTTGGACATGGAGGCTACCCTGTTATTGTGTTCCCGACATCAATGGGACGCTATTATCAGAATAAAGACTTCAAACTCATAGAGTCCGTACAGTGGTTCGTCGATACAGGACGTGTCAAAATCTATTGCCCTGATAGTATAGATACAGACAGTTGGTATAACAAAGCGATTCACCCTGCCCACCGAGCATATAATCACACACATTATGACCGCATGATTTTGGAGGAAGTCGTGTCGCGGGCGCAAAATGAAACGGGCTACCATAAAGTAGCAGTTGCGGGTTGTAGTTTCGGGGCGTATCATGCAACTAATTTTGGGTTTAGACATCCTGAAATGGTTGGCTATATTTTCAATATGGGCGGCGCATTTGATATCAAAATGCAGCTTGACGGTTACTATGACGACACTTGTTATTATAATAATCCCCCTGATTTTGTTCTAGGCTTGCAAAACCCCGCCATTTATGAGATGGGTGTAGTGTTTGGTGTGGGCGAACATGATTTTTGTTTGCAAGCCAATATTCAGATGTCCGAAATTCTGAATCGTAAGGGCTTGAATAATTGGCTGGATATTCGCAAAGGCGGCAATCATGATTGGCCTGTTTGGCGAGAGATGTTCCCTGATTATTTGGCGCAAATCCAATCTTAA